From the Streptomonospora nanhaiensis genome, the window CCGACTACCCCGGGGCCGGGGCCACCCCCCGCTCGGCCGCGCCGCTGGAACTGGACGACCTGGCCGACCGCCTCGTCGACTCGGCCGTGCGGGCCGGGGCGGAGCGGTTCGCGCTGCACGGCTACTCGCTGGGCAGCGCGGTCGCGGTGCGCGCCGCCGTGCGCCACCCCGAGCGGGTCACGGCGCTCGTGCTCGCGGCCGGGTTCGCCCGCGCCGAGCCCGGCTTCCGCGCGCTGCTCTCCGCCTGGCACGCCGAGGCGCGGGCCGCCGGCCCGGCCGCCGACCCTCCCGGCACCGCCGACCACGTCGACCTGTGCCTGCGCGTGGACACCCGCGCGGACCTGCCGCGCGTCGCGGTGCCCACACTGGTGATCGCGACCACCCAGGACGACCTGGTGGCCCCCTCCCACTCGGCCGTGCTCGCCGAAGGCATCCCCCACGCCCGCCGCGCCGACCTCGCCTCGGGCCACCTGATCTGGGAGGACGCCCCGCGCGAGTGGGCGCGGCTGGTCGCCGGCTTCCTCGCCGAGCACCCGGGGGAGGCGGCATGAGCG encodes:
- a CDS encoding alpha/beta fold hydrolase, whose protein sequence is MTTTSQSAALATTVLGSGPALLLAHGAGGGIQANYGAAMAEWARRHTVIGPDYPGAGATPRSAAPLELDDLADRLVDSAVRAGAERFALHGYSLGSAVAVRAAVRHPERVTALVLAAGFARAEPGFRALLSAWHAEARAAGPAADPPGTADHVDLCLRVDTRADLPRVAVPTLVIATTQDDLVAPSHSAVLAEGIPHARRADLASGHLIWEDAPREWARLVAGFLAEHPGEAA